One genomic segment of Nitrospinota bacterium includes these proteins:
- a CDS encoding pantoate--beta-alanine ligase, whose product MKIIKQPGKMTAAIRGERVQGRTIGFVPTLGFMHEGHEALLLRARKENDVLVVSRFVNPLQFRAAAFKAYPRDEACDREICRRAGADYIFSPDAGAMYPEDFDTYVEVKKLTGRLEGEKIRWHYKGVTTVVAKLFNIVCPDRAYFGKKDPHQLAILRKMAADLNFPVTIIPVATRRAADGLALSSRNSLLSPEERKAALVIPESIKAIAERIKLRKPPRAKLAGDLRRMIQAEPSAQVDFAAVVDAKTLREDVHGDETMIYAAVFIGGKRLTDNLVVKHGGKRK is encoded by the coding sequence ATGAAGATAATCAAACAACCAGGGAAAATGACCGCCGCCATCCGAGGCGAAAGAGTGCAAGGCAGGACGATAGGCTTTGTCCCCACCCTCGGTTTCATGCACGAGGGGCATGAGGCGCTCTTGCTCCGGGCGAGGAAGGAGAACGACGTCCTGGTGGTCTCCCGGTTTGTCAATCCGCTCCAGTTCCGGGCCGCTGCGTTCAAGGCGTATCCAAGGGACGAGGCCTGCGACAGGGAAATATGCCGCCGGGCCGGAGCAGACTACATTTTCTCGCCGGACGCCGGGGCCATGTATCCGGAAGATTTCGACACTTATGTGGAAGTGAAAAAATTGACGGGGAGGCTGGAGGGGGAGAAAATCCGCTGGCACTATAAAGGGGTGACCACAGTGGTGGCCAAGCTTTTCAACATTGTCTGCCCGGACAGAGCCTATTTCGGGAAAAAAGACCCGCACCAGCTGGCCATATTGCGCAAGATGGCAGCGGACCTGAATTTCCCGGTGACGATAATCCCCGTGGCCACGCGCCGGGCGGCGGACGGTCTGGCGCTATCGTCGCGCAACAGCCTTCTTTCGCCCGAAGAGCGCAAGGCGGCGCTAGTGATCCCGGAATCAATCAAAGCTATCGCCGAAAGAATAAAGTTGCGCAAGCCCCCCCGCGCAAAGCTGGCGGGCGATTTGCGGCGCATGATACAGGCGGAGCCATCGGCCCAAGTGGACTTTGCGGCGGTGGTGGACGCGAAGACGCTGCGCGAGGACGTTCATGGTGATGAGACGATGATCTACGCCGCAGTGTTCATCGGCGGGAAACGCCTCACCGACAACCTCGTGGTCAAACACGGCGGGAAGCGGAAATGA
- a CDS encoding radical SAM protein — translation MTVNKEEYDAPLAFPERVTLELTNACNLRCGFCPRRLMTARLGFMDMGLYKKAIDEMASMRPVGLIPFFRGEPLIHPEFLEMMFYAKQRGLGPVQLVSNAMLLDERKGRGIIESGVDFISFSMDTVNAADYETSRIKARYDVAAGNILRFIELKKGMGSKTPEIQISSVQTDIARPYKDRFVEFWLERADKVRLFVEHSKDGSFGSLGSGLGLPDFPRRLPCGKVMREMVVYWDGQVALCNHDWDRKDRIGDINTSSILDIWNGPSYRDIRRAHVAGDVHDPACAGCDHWKMYYVEEKMVGEVYSRR, via the coding sequence ATGACCGTGAACAAAGAGGAGTACGACGCGCCACTTGCGTTCCCGGAGCGTGTGACCCTGGAACTGACCAACGCGTGCAACCTGCGATGCGGCTTTTGCCCAAGGCGGCTGATGACCGCCAGGCTCGGTTTCATGGATATGGGGCTTTACAAAAAAGCCATTGATGAAATGGCGTCCATGCGGCCCGTTGGGTTGATCCCGTTTTTCAGGGGGGAGCCGCTTATCCATCCGGAATTTTTGGAGATGATGTTTTACGCCAAGCAAAGAGGCCTCGGCCCGGTGCAGCTTGTTTCAAACGCCATGCTGCTCGATGAAAGGAAAGGGAGGGGGATCATCGAAAGCGGGGTGGACTTCATATCGTTCAGCATGGACACTGTGAACGCCGCCGATTACGAGACATCTCGCATTAAGGCCAGGTATGACGTGGCGGCCGGCAATATTCTCCGTTTCATCGAACTTAAAAAGGGAATGGGGTCGAAGACCCCGGAGATACAAATCTCCTCGGTCCAGACGGACATCGCAAGACCATATAAGGACCGGTTTGTGGAATTCTGGCTGGAGAGGGCGGACAAGGTGCGGTTGTTCGTGGAGCACTCCAAGGACGGCAGTTTCGGAAGCCTTGGATCCGGCTTGGGCCTGCCGGATTTCCCGCGCAGGCTTCCATGCGGGAAGGTGATGAGGGAGATGGTGGTGTATTGGGACGGCCAGGTGGCCCTGTGCAACCATGACTGGGACAGGAAAGATCGTATCGGCGATATCAACACAAGCTCCATATTGGACATATGGAACGGCCCGAGCTACAGGGATATCAGGCGGGCGCATGTGGCCGGCGATGTGCACGATCCGGCGTGCGCCGGGTGCGACCATTGGAAAATGTACTACGTCGAAGAGAAGATGGTCGGGGAAGTATATTCCAGGCGGTGA
- a CDS encoding methyltransferase domain-containing protein has protein sequence MEHVNNCLLCGNGESLPYYGFGAPDKILVSNRICEHCGLVFQSPRFDPDELRRYYESYMSATQPQIADIPPSFEEHIIAISRLRLQYLEQFLKDGDRVLDIGCSFGAMLKVLRDESGLKLSLTGVNPENSLSGFGRRNYKLDIRTGLFEDMDLPAGGFDFIIVDNVFEHFYDPKQTAARMRRLLDKDGLLFIATNNLDEPHGFLWRNFFLDHTATFSPITLRALLESRGFKIVSQDTNGHVTYEGYHYPYQYCVAVKSEIPAGYDFAANGEKADAKIRMAKKHIKDYYKTGKYEKILHELKLNKAPSPAEKRKIHRYETLARQKGQTSKFRVLGHTLPPEEFFFRRILVAECATDADADLAYHIAQNSRLNPIVFILRNTREGKLALGGHPADVLHGQPPHAFDDRAAAWRWIAGNFQHVSEGIAVRLSGADLKSDVLARYREKFLGMKEDYANFDLRQFTQARIEFLTAAAINGINGGGLDGALCASGKGDYHGVAWPSREDYRYYYKDRFKKYYRFPKSISFDLNPSCNKRCGKCQFHSPESPFAGSIMRDETMPLELAFRMLDEAAKWDPKPAIAPTFSGEPLLYPHLKEFIKYAKGLGFAVSVTTNGSLLIEEAARFLIDSGVDSILISLDAADPGTYSRLQEPGDFELTRGNILSLPRMRGTRSKPGIGVHFVTDERNQAQFETYLGYWADKVDFVSRAIRQDQFSVAQLTLPPFFKLGKRQACFAPWQCMYIRWNGDISFCGFDIDGKTSGLNVKERSLEDIWNSEEYWKFRDVQIEGKVKEMYCKACPDWAGQRSINRIENGRRASRTPFTEVYTRIK, from the coding sequence ATGGAACATGTGAATAACTGCCTTCTTTGCGGCAACGGGGAGTCCCTTCCGTATTACGGCTTTGGGGCGCCGGACAAAATCCTGGTAAGCAACCGGATATGCGAACATTGCGGCCTTGTGTTCCAAAGCCCGAGGTTCGATCCGGACGAGCTGCGCCGGTATTACGAAAGCTACATGTCCGCCACGCAGCCGCAAATAGCCGACATCCCTCCAAGTTTTGAGGAGCACATAATCGCCATCAGCCGGTTGAGGCTCCAGTACCTTGAACAATTCCTCAAGGACGGCGACCGTGTTCTGGACATCGGCTGCAGTTTCGGCGCGATGCTCAAGGTTTTGCGGGACGAGTCCGGCCTGAAACTATCGCTGACCGGGGTAAATCCTGAAAATTCCCTTTCCGGATTCGGAAGAAGGAACTACAAGCTCGATATACGCACCGGGCTGTTCGAAGACATGGACCTGCCTGCCGGGGGATTCGATTTCATCATTGTCGACAACGTATTCGAGCACTTCTACGATCCTAAACAGACCGCGGCCAGGATGCGCCGTCTGTTAGACAAGGATGGGCTGCTGTTCATAGCCACGAACAACCTGGACGAGCCGCACGGATTCCTTTGGCGGAACTTCTTCCTGGATCATACGGCCACATTTTCCCCGATAACTTTGCGGGCGCTTTTGGAATCGCGGGGTTTCAAGATCGTTTCGCAGGACACAAACGGGCACGTCACCTATGAAGGCTATCACTATCCATATCAATATTGCGTCGCCGTCAAATCGGAAATCCCGGCTGGATACGATTTCGCGGCGAACGGAGAAAAAGCGGACGCCAAGATACGGATGGCGAAAAAACATATCAAGGATTATTACAAAACCGGCAAATACGAAAAAATACTCCATGAACTAAAATTGAACAAGGCCCCCTCTCCCGCCGAAAAGCGCAAAATACACAGGTATGAAACGCTGGCGCGGCAGAAAGGGCAAACTTCGAAATTCAGGGTGTTGGGGCACACCCTGCCGCCGGAGGAATTTTTCTTCAGGCGCATACTCGTCGCTGAATGCGCCACCGACGCCGACGCGGACCTGGCGTATCACATCGCGCAAAACAGCCGTCTGAACCCAATCGTTTTCATCCTGCGCAACACCCGGGAGGGAAAGCTTGCGCTTGGCGGCCATCCGGCGGACGTTTTACACGGACAACCGCCCCATGCATTTGACGATCGCGCGGCGGCATGGCGCTGGATCGCCGGCAATTTCCAGCATGTGAGCGAAGGGATAGCGGTCCGATTGAGCGGGGCGGACCTGAAAAGCGACGTTCTGGCGCGCTATCGTGAAAAATTCCTTGGCATGAAAGAAGATTACGCCAACTTCGATCTGCGGCAGTTCACCCAGGCGCGCATTGAATTTCTAACGGCGGCGGCGATCAACGGAATCAATGGCGGCGGCCTTGATGGAGCCCTTTGCGCCAGCGGAAAAGGCGATTACCATGGCGTGGCCTGGCCGTCGAGGGAGGATTACCGATATTACTACAAGGATAGATTCAAAAAGTATTACCGGTTCCCAAAGTCGATAAGTTTCGATTTGAATCCGTCATGCAACAAAAGGTGCGGCAAATGCCAGTTCCACTCCCCGGAAAGCCCGTTCGCCGGATCGATAATGCGGGACGAAACGATGCCTCTGGAACTGGCCTTCAGGATGCTTGATGAAGCCGCCAAGTGGGACCCAAAACCGGCCATCGCCCCTACGTTCAGCGGGGAGCCGCTTTTGTACCCGCATCTGAAAGAGTTCATTAAATACGCAAAAGGGCTTGGCTTCGCCGTCAGCGTCACCACCAACGGCTCTTTGCTGATTGAAGAAGCGGCGAGATTCCTGATTGATTCGGGCGTGGACTCTATCCTGATTAGCCTGGACGCGGCGGATCCCGGGACTTATTCGCGATTGCAGGAGCCGGGGGATTTCGAGCTGACGCGGGGCAATATTCTGTCGCTGCCGCGCATGCGTGGGACCAGGAGCAAGCCAGGCATCGGCGTGCACTTTGTCACAGATGAAAGGAACCAGGCGCAGTTTGAAACGTACCTGGGCTACTGGGCAGATAAGGTGGACTTCGTCAGCCGCGCCATAAGGCAGGACCAGTTTTCCGTGGCGCAGCTGACCCTTCCGCCTTTTTTCAAACTTGGCAAAAGGCAGGCTTGCTTTGCGCCGTGGCAATGCATGTACATCCGGTGGAACGGTGACATAAGTTTTTGCGGCTTTGACATTGACGGAAAAACGTCCGGGCTTAATGTGAAGGAACGGTCATTGGAAGACATCTGGAATTCGGAGGAGTATTGGAAATTCAGGGATGTGCAGATCGAGGGCAAAGTCAAGGAGATGTATTGCAAAGCATGTCCGGACTGGGCGGGGCAGCGATCCATCAATCGCATTGAAAACGGCCGCCGGGCCTCGCGCACGCCGTTCACGGAGGTGTACACACGCATCAAATGA
- a CDS encoding PD40 domain-containing protein, with product MTNNPPGGNGIKIVFSAKDETGFSRLYLTCGDFSKFTLLEGVSGEDAITPIFTPDGMGVFFAERHEGRFNLHYYDLSAGRSIALTDDGMNDYAPAISPCGKRLAWCRSPEMTLKGANLAEIFVSDWPEFKPRRLTDNDRMDAYPVFTGNGESVIIESGNTAGLFGLFKINFDDGRETPLSYDPENYGAGIPSAFGGRIVYERCESASPGLFNIFEISLEDNGSPQNIAAWNTPCNPSPRYSPDGKLVAAHRLGDDRASSQIVIFPASGHAPLVEIGGPDERYMLPRWSRDSGVLAFVNSSELALYFLDLSNGGGRPKRIPSPGPYRMQRFMEIYNFDIY from the coding sequence ATGACGAATAATCCACCTGGCGGAAATGGAATCAAAATAGTCTTTTCCGCGAAAGACGAAACCGGATTTTCCAGGCTTTATCTGACCTGCGGGGATTTTTCCAAATTCACCCTGCTTGAGGGCGTTTCCGGGGAAGACGCCATAACGCCAATATTCACGCCGGACGGCATGGGTGTTTTCTTCGCGGAACGTCATGAAGGCCGCTTCAACCTGCATTACTACGATTTATCGGCAGGCCGGTCGATTGCGCTCACCGATGACGGCATGAATGATTACGCCCCGGCAATATCCCCCTGTGGCAAACGCCTTGCGTGGTGCAGATCACCTGAGATGACGCTGAAGGGCGCTAACCTTGCCGAAATATTCGTCTCAGACTGGCCGGAATTCAAACCGAGGCGGCTTACGGATAATGACCGGATGGACGCGTATCCTGTGTTCACAGGAAATGGGGAATCGGTCATAATCGAATCTGGAAATACGGCCGGGCTTTTCGGCCTTTTCAAAATAAACTTCGATGACGGCCGTGAAACTCCATTGTCATACGATCCTGAAAATTACGGCGCCGGAATACCCAGCGCATTCGGCGGCAGGATTGTTTACGAACGTTGTGAATCGGCGTCGCCCGGGCTTTTCAACATTTTCGAGATATCTCTCGAAGACAACGGAAGCCCCCAAAATATCGCGGCCTGGAACACTCCGTGCAATCCGTCTCCCCGATATTCGCCAGATGGAAAGCTGGTCGCGGCGCACAGGCTCGGCGATGACAGGGCCAGCAGCCAAATAGTCATATTTCCTGCTAGCGGCCACGCGCCGCTCGTGGAAATCGGCGGGCCGGATGAAAGGTACATGCTTCCGAGATGGAGCAGGGACTCAGGAGTGTTGGCTTTTGTAAATTCCAGCGAGCTTGCTTTATACTTCCTGGACTTAAGCAACGGCGGAGGCCGTCCCAAACGGATTCCATCACCGGGGCCATACCGCATGCAACGGTTCATGGAAATATACAACTTCGATATATACTGA
- a CDS encoding radical SAM protein — MENETSQTGTVLNAHDPGTEGNPWVIGQPAARNLGDPEPLPYPTVAEPSIDQMNGKVFPVFPSYIALEVTNVCNLKCTHCNYRFGVDHYTRDRGFMSHETFEKAANEAKENGSPVLMNYDGEPLMHKDYLKFLRHATDLGLVNYFNTNGTLFTPKFADELVKFYKGSVFFSVDGDKKWFETIRIPANYDKVLENISYFLKANEQSGWPITVGISLCNLGQTAQERKAFLDQWLPRVNYVSMGEVNDKFGTMISAPMTVMQPRKRPVCVVPWQTMGVCHNGDVIPCSIYVTRANTANAIMGNIHEQSLKDIWSGKPMADFRKMVAGKRYAESYCDKCERWRCQFGFPAVTDGNVKIERNGFWTTFHNIEKGSLNFRK, encoded by the coding sequence ATGGAAAACGAAACCTCGCAAACAGGGACTGTTTTGAACGCCCATGACCCCGGTACGGAAGGGAATCCTTGGGTGATCGGGCAGCCTGCCGCAAGGAACCTGGGAGATCCGGAGCCGTTGCCATATCCCACCGTGGCCGAGCCGTCCATCGATCAGATGAACGGGAAAGTATTTCCGGTCTTTCCGTCGTACATAGCCCTTGAAGTGACCAACGTGTGCAACCTGAAATGCACCCATTGCAATTACAGGTTCGGAGTGGATCATTACACGCGTGACCGGGGTTTTATGAGCCATGAGACGTTTGAGAAGGCGGCCAACGAGGCGAAGGAAAACGGGTCTCCCGTGCTTATGAATTACGACGGCGAACCGCTCATGCACAAAGATTATCTCAAGTTTCTCCGCCATGCCACGGATTTGGGCCTAGTCAATTATTTCAACACCAACGGGACGCTGTTCACTCCGAAGTTCGCCGACGAGCTTGTCAAATTCTATAAAGGCTCGGTGTTTTTCAGCGTGGACGGGGACAAGAAGTGGTTTGAGACCATCAGAATCCCCGCCAATTACGACAAGGTGCTTGAGAACATCTCGTATTTTCTCAAGGCAAACGAGCAAAGCGGCTGGCCGATAACTGTGGGGATAAGCCTTTGCAACCTGGGGCAGACCGCGCAGGAACGCAAGGCTTTCCTGGACCAATGGCTGCCAAGGGTCAACTACGTTTCCATGGGAGAGGTGAACGACAAGTTCGGGACGATGATTTCCGCCCCCATGACCGTGATGCAGCCGCGCAAAAGGCCCGTTTGCGTCGTCCCCTGGCAGACGATGGGCGTGTGCCACAACGGCGACGTGATCCCATGCAGCATCTACGTCACGCGGGCCAACACCGCCAACGCGATAATGGGGAACATCCACGAACAAAGCTTAAAGGATATCTGGAGCGGCAAGCCGATGGCCGATTTCAGGAAAATGGTGGCCGGGAAACGGTATGCCGAATCGTATTGCGACAAATGCGAGCGCTGGAGATGCCAGTTCGGCTTCCCGGCGGTGACCGATGGAAACGTCAAAATCGAGCGCAACGGCTTCTGGACCACGTTTCACAATATCGAAAAAGGCAGCCTGAACTTCCGGAAGTGA
- a CDS encoding radical SAM protein: MDIHNLTAAEKESLRKQHMRMGFPFSYGISLGEYKCNRLCRMCPMFNSPPEKERYITDDVMERACKEVGRKSINVEISAYGETFMHPKADDYMFMARKLCPKAEIVVATNGVLLNAERCEKIVDSGIDHLSFSLDAGSAESYKWLTGAKDYERVCRNLEKLVETRNKRGAKHLKITTHIIQIKELESEFADFRKRWEGIADQAIVRNYGNWAGMVDNNGVSPAVAQNIPEERYPCAWLWYATKIEPNGDVSKCFIHVTGEKNPLGNIMKQSFESIWKGENINRYRQAHLENRPGELEHCQNCIVWSLFPEFWDKQSSSSNGGGWK, from the coding sequence GTGGACATACACAACCTGACGGCCGCCGAAAAGGAATCCCTGCGCAAGCAGCACATGCGGATGGGTTTTCCGTTCTCTTACGGGATAAGTTTGGGCGAGTACAAGTGCAACAGGCTTTGCCGGATGTGCCCGATGTTCAACTCTCCTCCGGAGAAAGAGCGGTATATCACCGACGATGTCATGGAGCGCGCATGCAAGGAGGTCGGGCGCAAGTCCATTAATGTTGAAATCAGCGCCTACGGCGAGACGTTCATGCATCCGAAAGCGGACGATTATATGTTCATGGCGCGGAAGCTGTGCCCAAAGGCTGAAATAGTCGTGGCGACCAACGGCGTTCTGCTCAACGCCGAAAGATGCGAAAAAATCGTGGACAGCGGAATTGACCACCTTTCATTCTCGCTGGACGCAGGATCGGCGGAAAGTTACAAATGGCTCACCGGAGCCAAGGATTACGAGCGGGTTTGCAGGAATCTGGAGAAGTTGGTGGAGACGCGGAATAAGCGCGGCGCGAAGCACCTGAAGATCACCACCCACATAATCCAGATAAAAGAGCTGGAAAGCGAATTCGCTGATTTCAGGAAACGGTGGGAAGGGATCGCCGACCAGGCCATCGTGAGAAACTATGGCAACTGGGCCGGGATGGTGGACAACAACGGGGTCAGCCCGGCGGTGGCCCAGAACATTCCGGAGGAGCGATATCCGTGCGCCTGGCTGTGGTATGCGACGAAAATAGAGCCGAACGGGGACGTGTCCAAGTGCTTTATCCATGTGACGGGGGAGAAAAACCCGCTGGGCAACATCATGAAGCAAAGCTTCGAGTCCATATGGAAGGGCGAAAATATCAATAGATACCGCCAGGCGCACCTTGAAAACAGGCCCGGCGAACTGGAACATTGCCAAAACTGCATCGTGTGGTCGCTGTTCCCGGAATTCTGGGACAAACAATCAAGCTCCTCCAATGGAGGCGGATGGAAATAA
- a CDS encoding WbqC family protein, with the protein MIAAIHQPNFFPWMGYFRKIAMADVFVFLDTVQFPRTSRGSWINRVKILVDGEPRWLTCPIVRSEGIGSIADIMIDNGQPWREKMVKTLAHFYGKAPCFAPVIQWVEPMIHRPSVSLAEYNIANIMEISERLGLSPKFERQSQTSDPGVLEKSGSERLAAICQMAGADTYLAGDGAAGYEDESVYEKAGVRLVKSGFANPRYHQYGLKDFAPGMSILDALFNIGAEKTAELVKTGA; encoded by the coding sequence ATGATCGCCGCTATCCACCAGCCGAATTTCTTTCCATGGATGGGGTATTTCCGCAAGATCGCCATGGCGGACGTTTTCGTTTTTCTGGATACGGTGCAGTTTCCCAGGACGAGCCGTGGCTCATGGATCAACCGGGTGAAAATCCTGGTGGACGGCGAACCGCGCTGGTTGACATGCCCGATTGTTCGAAGCGAGGGCATCGGCTCGATAGCGGACATCATGATAGACAACGGCCAGCCCTGGCGGGAGAAAATGGTCAAAACACTCGCGCACTTTTACGGAAAAGCGCCATGTTTTGCCCCGGTGATTCAATGGGTGGAACCAATGATACACCGCCCAAGCGTCTCATTGGCTGAGTACAATATCGCCAACATAATGGAAATATCGGAACGTCTGGGCTTGAGTCCAAAGTTCGAAAGACAATCGCAAACAAGCGATCCCGGTGTCCTGGAAAAAAGCGGGAGTGAAAGACTGGCGGCAATCTGCCAGATGGCCGGGGCGGACACTTATCTGGCCGGAGACGGCGCGGCTGGGTATGAAGATGAAAGTGTGTACGAAAAAGCGGGTGTCCGCCTGGTCAAAAGCGGATTTGCGAATCCGCGTTATCATCAATATGGGCTGAAGGATTTTGCGCCCGGAATGTCCATCCTGGACGCGCTTTTCAACATAGGCGCTGAAAAGACCGCGGAATTGGTCAAAACCGGCGCATAA